A region of the bacterium genome:
GACGGTTACAAAGAGCATGCACATGATGATGGCGGAGATCGCCAGCAGTTCGCCTAGCAAGGCGACCTCGCGAATGGGTCCCCAGTTGTAGATGTAGGCAGGAATGATCAGGATCACCGCTGCTGCGGCCACTCCGACCAGGAATGCAAAGTTGCCGATGTAGAAGCCCCAGGAGACCGGGTCGCGCATGTTGGACGTGACCAACCCGAAGCTCGCCTGGTTGACGAAGGCGTAGAGCCCGCCAAGGATCATCAGGAGCAGCAAGCCTACCCAGAGCATGTACCCGCGGCTCCCGCTCGCGACGAGAGCCACACTTTCCTTGGTGAAATGCCAGAATTCTGCGAGGTATACCGTCATGCCGGGTTCTCCTCAGCCGTAGAAGTAGAAGAACTTGGGCCGCGTGGCGAGTTCGGATTTCAACACGAAGGTCCGCTTGTGTTTCAGCAGGTAGGAGATCTCGCTATCTGGATCGAGAAGGTTCCCGAATTTGCGCGCTCCCACCGGGCAAGCCTCATGACATGCCGGGTAGCGTCCGTCTCGGACTCGCTGGATGCAGAAGCTGCATTTCTCGACCACTCCGCGTGAGCGCGGCACATTTCCCAGCGGGTGGATGTTCGTGTTCACCTCGTCCGCCGGGATCGTGGGCGCGGCCCAGTTGAAATGCCTCGCGCCGTAGGGGCACGCCGCCATGCAGTACCGGCAGCCGATGCACCAGTCGTAGTCGATCACCACGATGCCGTCGGGCTCTTCCCAGGTTGCCCCGGTCGGGCAGACGTTGGTGCAGGGCGAATCCTCGCATTGCTGGCATGCAATCGGGAGGTACACCATGCCCTCGGCGGGTGCTTGCTCGTGCTCGTAGTACGGGTTCCCTTCGTCGAGTTCGAAACCGCGTACCACGCGTTCGCGCTCGAATTCGAGCACCCGGATCCATTGGATCTCCGGATCGCGGGATTGATTGTTCTCCTGGACGCAGGCATCGACACAGCGCCGGCAGCCGATGCAGCGCGAGATGTCGAGGCCGTAGCCGAAGAGAGTATTGTCGACCGGGCCGGTGGCCTGGACATTGAAAGACTTGCCAAATTTCTTCTCGTACTTCCGAGCCATCCGATCCTTGAGCGCTTCGATCTCCTCGTCGGACATCCGCCGAAAGTTCTTCTGGAAGAACGTCTCGAAGTCGAACGCCTCGGCGGCGGCGGGGACGCCGGCGGCCGCGCCCACCCCAGCGGCCGTCGTGCGCAGGAACTTTCGTCTGGACGCGCCCTTGGCGTCGAGGTGTTCGTCCCGTTCAGGGTTCTTCACGATCGGTTTCCTCCGGCTCGACGTCGGGCTGCCAGGTAACCATGGAAGGCGGAACCGGAGGCGGCTTCGGCTCGATCGGTTTGAACTTCGGCGAATGCGGGTCGTGGCAGGCGACGCAGGTCCAAACCTCCTTGGCGCCCCACCAGTGGCCCGTGCGTTTCCCATGCACGCCGGCCTTCCACTCGTCGAGGCGCTGGCCATGGCATTGGGTGCAGAGCTTCCAGGACTCCTCGAACTCCACGAGGGTTCCGTTGGAGAGGCGGAGGCTGTCGCGATCGCCCGTATCGTGGCAGCGCAGGCACCAGAGGTCGCCGTGGGCGAGCGCGGTCTCTTCGTGATCGTCCTCGAACTCGCGCTGCGTCGGATCCGTCGGCTCACCTTCGTGGCAATCGTTGCAAGGCGCGTAGTCGTCATTCATCTCGGGCGGGGGAAGCAGTACCGGCAGAGGCTCAGGCGGCAGCGTCCTGCTCGGGTAGGAGCGGGCGACATCGGGACCGAAGGCGCAGCGGACCGAGAGCAGTCCAAGAACCAGAACGACGGCCAACCCCAGGACCACCCAGGTGGCTGCTCCTCCAGGCTGGGATTGATCGTCGGCGCCCCCCGGGTCGTCGTCCACCATTGTCAGTCAGCCTCGTCCTCGGCCATCGGGTCGTAACCCTCGGGGACCGGATGTGCGATCTCGGCGACTGCCTTGTCGTAGTCGAAGCCGGTCGTGGTCCCGTCCGCGAGCGTGTACTTCCCCGGATCCCAGGCCGGGCTCTCGTCGTTGTGACAGGTCGTGCAGACCTCGGCGCTTTGGAGGACCAGGCCATTTTCCACCGCGAGATCACGATCGATCATGATCTTCTTCTTGCGGTATTTCGTTCCCGCCCCGTGGCAGGCCTCGCACTGCACCCCATCTTCGATCTTGAACTTCATCCCGAGACGTTCTGCGGGAACACCGTACGCCGTGACGTGGCACTTCACGCAGGCCTCGTCGGTGGTCGGGTCGGCCACACCTGCTTCGGTGGCCCACTCCTTTGCTTGTTCCGAGGAGAGGGTCTGGAACGCCGTGGCGTGGGTCGTCTTTTCCCACGAGCCGATCTGGTTGCCGATCGGTTCCTTCTTGTGGCAGGACCGGCACTTCTTGACGCCACCGTATTTGTGCTCGCCCGCCGGGCCGCCCGCGAAGGCAGGCCCGGCGAGGAGGCACATCATGGCGACGGCGATCGTCATCATCCGAAGCATGGTTTTCTCAGCTCTCCAATCGGCCTAGTAGATGTCGTGCACGGTGTTGTGCACGTTCCACTTGCCGGTCGGGGTGACGAGCCAATCGCCCGTGATCCGCTTCTTCTCCTTCAGGGTCTTGTCGTCATAGACGATGATCTCGCCCTTCTTGTCCCAGACGGAGGTCCAGACCTCGTTGCCTTCCTTGTTGTACTCGAAGTGAACGATCTTGCCGTGCTCCGTAGCCTTCCAGCAGTTGGGCCCGTCGTCGAAAGAGGCTTTCTTGAAGACGCAGATCTTCTGGTTGTCGCCCTCTTCCTTGGCGATGGTGCTGTCCACCCAGATGTTCTCGCTCTCCGGATGCGTCTTCAGGAACAGCCCCGGCCCCATCGTCTCCTGTTCGCGAACCACCTTCCATGCGTGGTCGGGATGGCCCGCAGGATCGGAGCCGAAGACCGTGATCTTGCCCTCGCCCAGGTGGGTGGTGGCACTCACGGGGCCAAATTCAGGATCGACCCAGTTTGCGCCGCGTCCCGGATGAGGCTTTACGCCCGTCTCGAATTTCGCGACGAACTTCTTTTCCTTCGTGTCGATGACGACCATCTGGTCACGCATGTTGGCCGCGATCAGCAGGTAGCGCTTGGTCGCATCCCAGCCACCATCGTGGAGGAACCGCTCGGAAGCGATCTGGGTCATCTTGAGATTGTCCAGGTCGGAGTAGTCCACCAACCAGACCATTCCGGTTTCCTTGATCGCTACGACCCACTCCGAGTCCGCGTGGGACGCGACGATCGTCGCAACCCGGGGCTCCGGGTGATACTCGTTCGTGTCATAGGTCGACGAGCGTGTGGAGATGACCTTCTTCGGCTCCAGCGTCTGTCCGTCGAGGACGACCATCTGCGGCGGCCAGTAGCAGCCCACGACCGCGAGAGAGTCCTCGAAGTCGCCCTTCGGGCCCTTGTACTTGGACACGTCGATCGAGCGGGCATCCAGGCACGTGCGCACGGAGGCGACGACCTTGGGCTTGTCCGAGTAGAGATCGATCAGGTTGACGACGCCGTCGCGGCCGATCGTGTAGAAGTATCGGCCTGTCGCCGAGGCACGGAAGATGTGCACGGCGAACCCGGTATCGAGTACTTCGACGAGTTCCTTCGTGTCTCCATCGATGATCGCGCCCTTGCCGGCATCGCGAAGGATGAAGCCGAAGTAGTTCTGGATGTCCCGGTCATGCTCCGGCTTCGTCGGCCGAGCCTCGACAGGAACGATGACCTTGTGGCTTTCCGCCATCGCCTTCAGGCCCATCTCG
Encoded here:
- a CDS encoding cytochrome C554, encoding MMTIAVAMMCLLAGPAFAGGPAGEHKYGGVKKCRSCHKKEPIGNQIGSWEKTTHATAFQTLSSEQAKEWATEAGVADPTTDEACVKCHVTAYGVPAERLGMKFKIEDGVQCEACHGAGTKYRKKKIMIDRDLAVENGLVLQSAEVCTTCHNDESPAWDPGKYTLADGTTTGFDYDKAVAEIAHPVPEGYDPMAEDEAD
- a CDS encoding nitrite reductase, which produces MSRIHSNWWLNALSCLVLMAWVPLAAQVVSAEAAPKLSEEDFDKAEFIYFDRCSGCHGALRKGATGPNISDEKMLKKTLPELEEVIFDGTEAGMPGWGRTGEMTKAETALMAKFVQIPAPIPPEMGLKAMAESHKVIVPVEARPTKPEHDRDIQNYFGFILRDAGKGAIIDGDTKELVEVLDTGFAVHIFRASATGRYFYTIGRDGVVNLIDLYSDKPKVVASVRTCLDARSIDVSKYKGPKGDFEDSLAVVGCYWPPQMVVLDGQTLEPKKVISTRSSTYDTNEYHPEPRVATIVASHADSEWVVAIKETGMVWLVDYSDLDNLKMTQIASERFLHDGGWDATKRYLLIAANMRDQMVVIDTKEKKFVAKFETGVKPHPGRGANWVDPEFGPVSATTHLGEGKITVFGSDPAGHPDHAWKVVREQETMGPGLFLKTHPESENIWVDSTIAKEEGDNQKICVFKKASFDDGPNCWKATEHGKIVHFEYNKEGNEVWTSVWDKKGEIIVYDDKTLKEKKRITGDWLVTPTGKWNVHNTVHDIY
- a CDS encoding 4Fe-4S dicluster domain-containing protein, whose product is MGNARATGGAPRRFGPASPATTRIRRSSNRSSRSRLRFRLPWLPGSPTSSRRKPIVKNPERDEHLDAKGASRRKFLRTTAAGVGAAAGVPAAAEAFDFETFFQKNFRRMSDEEIEALKDRMARKYEKKFGKSFNVQATGPVDNTLFGYGLDISRCIGCRRCVDACVQENNQSRDPEIQWIRVLEFERERVVRGFELDEGNPYYEHEQAPAEGMVYLPIACQQCEDSPCTNVCPTGATWEEPDGIVVIDYDWCIGCRYCMAACPYGARHFNWAAPTIPADEVNTNIHPLGNVPRSRGVVEKCSFCIQRVRDGRYPACHEACPVGARKFGNLLDPDSEISYLLKHKRTFVLKSELATRPKFFYFYG